Proteins found in one Salvelinus alpinus chromosome 11, SLU_Salpinus.1, whole genome shotgun sequence genomic segment:
- the LOC139534514 gene encoding uncharacterized protein, whose product MAFGCWLGVFVLLSVWPSVRCSDLPRGAIETVCRARYLLVTTQLSFAGNEPRFEAVDADGVHPITKQYGSECGYMFSILPLPGHAELRASYFSCHTNNQDDEVFTFSFNLITTAASGVGNTYTVNATCSLSLPWSPREVSCEENYMEVSMRSDVSCLSGTTTDAWTAALATAHSSATSTWQVMFQQEGQQLIPMSFSEARELGYVFHLTQGRLVFRSPYTPRSVMGSVSMVNGSVVEVVHPILFSRQRWVVMMVDWIVACSTNEGMYDGVGLVWQTPTLLSPLVSGLSGLESIKISMGVDGQLLDKPITSERGYSMDISDTTVQISIPFNAAGGYRKSFVMDNMYHEFYVFRLYYEQTFLDDCGVETRLRLHRPMNTPLLIQHTSIINQTVLEDRVFTVYLGNLSYDVDLVAVKLNGHNFTILEANKSGLVITMVPQPNSNLHAYILRVPFEGAVVHKLYSVEGLLQFSLDINYTLVILPQEEHYYYLASVVAQFNDVFPPVFKGVCNEESISFRMDHKPFDYLWEVGVGPYLLTTNLAAKRGYIMQNDSKSLTLEVPLFTVGYTYKDINLKQFRGTFEIHSRLPKTLDVKSSLAKDCLFQTTEVIVCSTKGVVTVVTDVTLAIPGAEPNRTFLLDSTCRPQETDDTRALFSFGLHTCGTRVQVDHQHVTYENEINIEHKSQAVKAPFKTRDTASVMIVRCVYPLSDLYKLFAYWQFEADSPGVGTILTRVPVKIFQPTYPPTTLATTRRPLTSTTTSNTGLSPGRDMPGIHPRAKYVKVFSWQMNQPTGTT is encoded by the exons ATGGCTTTTGGGTGTTGGTTGGG AGTATTTGTACTCCTGTCTGTATGGCCTAGTGTAAGATGTTCTGACCTTCCAAGAG GGGCTATTGAGACTGTGTGTCGGGCTCGATACCTGTTGGTAACAACCCAACTCTCATTCGCTGGGAATGAACCTCGCTTTGAAGCGGTTG ATGCTGATGGCGTTCACCCCATCACTAAGCAGTATGGGTCAGAGTGTGGCTACATGTTCAGTATCCTCCCTCTGCCTGGCCATGCTGAACTCAGAGCCTCCTACTTCTCCTGCCACACAAACAACCAG GATGATGAGGTGTTCACTTTTAGCTTTAACTTGATCACAACTGCTGCAAGTGGAGTGGGAAACACCTACACTGTGAATGCAACctgctccctctctttaccctggTCCCCCAGAGAAGTCAGCTGTGAGGAGAACTATATGGAG GTGTCAATGAGGAGTGACGTGTCCTGTCTATCTGGTACAACAACGGATGCCTGGACTGCTGCCCTTGCTACA GCCCACAGCTCTGCCACGTCTACCTGGCAGGTGATGTTCCAGCAGGAGGGGCAACAGCTGATTCCCATGTCCTTCTCAGAGGCTCGGGAGCTGGGCTACGTGTTCCACCTCACCCAGGGGAGGCTGGTGTTCCGCTCGCCCTACACACCACGGTCTGTCATGGGGTCTGTCTCCATG GTGAATGGTTCAGTGGTGGAGGTGGTCCATCCCATTCTGTTCTCCAGGCAGAGATGGGTGGTTATGATGGTGGACTGGATTGTTGCGTGCAGCACTA ATGAAGGAATGTATGATGGGGTGGGGCTGGTCTGGCAGACCCCCACTCTGCTGTCCCCGCTGGTCTCTGGCCTCTCTGGGTTGGAGAGCATCAAGATCTCAATGGGGGTGGATGGTCAGCTCCTGGATAAGCCCATCACATCAGAGCGAGGCTACAGCATGGACATCAGTGACACCACTGTCCAGATCAGCATCCCCTTCAACGCTGCCGGAGGATACAGAAAA agctttgtgatggacaACATGTACCATGAGTTCTATGTGTTCCGTCTCTACTATGAACAAACCTTTCTTGATGACTGCGGTGTGGAGACCAGACTCCGCCTCCACAGGCCCATGAACACACCCCTTCTGATCCAGCACACCTCCATCATTAACC AAACAGTCCTTGAGGATCGTGTGTTTACTGTTTACCTGGGGAACCTCTCCTACGATGTTGACCTGGTGGCTGTGAAGCTCAATGGTCACAACTTCACCATACTAGAGGCGAATAAAAGTGGCCTCGTCATAACCATGGTCCCCCAGCCCAATAGTAACCTACATGCCTACATTctcagggtgccatttgagggTGCCGTTGTTCACAAGCTG TACTCTGTAGAGGGGCTTCTTCAGTTCTCGTTGGACATCAACTACACGTTGGTCATCCTGCCTCAGGAGGAGCACTACTACTACCTGGCCTCAGTCGTGGCTCAGTTCAATGATGTCT TTCCCCCGGTCTTCAAAGGCGTCTGCAATGAGGAAAGCATCAGTTTCCGGATGGACCATAAGCCATTTGACTACCTGTGGGAGGTGGGTGTTGGCCCATACCTTCTAACAACAAATCTGGCAGCCAAGCGGGGCTACATCATGCAGAATGACAGCAAGAGTCTGACCCTGGAAGTGCCCCTCTTCACTGTTGGCTACACTTATAAG GACATCAATTTGAAGCAGTTCCGTGGCACTTTTGAAATTCACTCGCGACTTCCCAAGACCTTGGATGTCAAGAGTTCCTTGGCCAAAGATTGTCTCTTTCAGACTACTGAGGTCATAG TGTGTTCCACTAAAGGGGTGGTGACAGTGGTTACTGATGTGACTCTGGCTATTCCTGGAGCTGAACCCAACAGAACCTTTCTCCTGGACTCCACCTGCAGGCCTCAAGAGACAGATGACACCAGGGCTCTCTTTAGCTTTGGACTCCACACCTGTGGTACCAGGGTCCAG GTTGACCATCAGCACGTTACCTACGAAAATGAGATCAACATTGAGCACAAGAGCCAAGCTGTGAAAGCACCATTCAAAACCAGGGATACTGCCTCTGT GATGATCGTTCGGTGTGTCTATCCACTGAGTGACCTATACAAGCTGTTTGCATATTGGCAGTTTGAGGCAGACTCTCCAGGAGTTGGCACCATCTTGACTAGAGTTCCTGTAAAAA TATTTCAGCCCACCTATCCACCCACTACCCTCGCCACCACCAGAAGACCGTTGACCTCCACAACTACATCCAACACAGGCCTGAGTCCTGGGAGGGACATGCCTGGCATCCACCCTAGGGCTAAATATGTCAAAGTCTTCAGCTGGCAAATGAACCAACCTACAGGAACCACTTAG
- the LOC139534515 gene encoding uncharacterized protein, protein MAFGCWLGVFVLLSVWPSVRCSDLPRGAIETVCRARYLLVTTQLSFAGNEPRFEAVDADGVHPITKQYGSECGYMFSILPLPGHAELRASYFSCHTNNQDDKVFTFSFNLITTAASGVGKTYTVNATCSLPLPWSPREVSCEENYMEVSMRSDVSCLSGTTTDAWTAALATAHSSATSTWQVMFQQEGQQLIPMSFSEARELGYVFHLTQGRLVFRSPYTPRSVMGSVSMVNGSVVEVVHPILFSRQRWVVMMVDWIVACSTNEGMYDGVGLVWQTPTLLSPLVSGLSGLESIKISMGVDGQLLDKPITSERGYSMDISDTTVQISIPFNAAGGYRKSFVMDNMYHEFYVFRLYYEQTFLDDCGVETRLRLHRPMNTPLLIQHTSIINQTVLEDRVFTVYLGNLSYDVDLVAVKLNGHNFTILEANKSGLVITMVPQPNSNLHAYILRVPFEDAVVHKLYSVEGLLQFSLDINYTLVILPQEEHYYYLASVVAQFNDVFPPVFKGVCNEESISFQMVHKPFDYLWEVGVGPYLLTTNLAAKRGYIMQNDSKSLTLEVPLFTVGYTYKDINLKQFRGTFEIHSRLPKTLDLKSSLAKDCLFQTTEVIVCSTKGVVTVVTDVTLAIPGAEPNRTFLLDSTCRPQETDDTRALFSFGLHTCGTRVQVDHQHVTYENEINIEHKSQSVKAPFETRDTASVMIVRCVYPLSDLYKLFAYWQFEADSPGVGTILTRVPVKIFQPTYPPTTLATTRRPLTSTTTSNTGLSPGRDMPGIHPRAKYVKVFSWQMNQPTGTT, encoded by the exons ATGGCTTTTGGGTGTTGGTTGGG AGTATTTGTACTCCTGTCTGTATGGCCTAGTGTAAGATGTTCTGACCTTCCAAGAG GGGCTATTGAGACTGTGTGTCGGGCTCGATACCTGTTGGTAACAACCCAACTCTCATTCGCTGGGAATGAACCTCGCTTTGAAGCGGTTG ATGCTGATGGCGTTCACCCCATCACTAAGCAGTATGGGTCAGAGTGTGGCTACATGTTCAGTATCCTCCCTCTGCCTGGCCATGCTGAACTCAGAGCCTCCTACTTCTCCTGCCACACAAACAACCAG GACGATAAGGTGTTCACTTTTAGCTTTAACTTGATCACAACTGCTGCAAGTGGCGTGGGGAAGACCTACACTGTGAATGCAAcctgctccctccctctaccctggTCCCCCAGAGAAGTCAGCTGTGAGGAGAACTATATGGAG GTGTCAATGAGGAGTGACGTGTCCTGTCTATCTGGTACAACAACGGATGCCTGGACTGCTGCCCTTGCTACA GCCCACAGCTCTGCCACGTCTACCTGGCAGGTGATGTTCCAGCAGGAGGGGCAACAGCTGATTCCCATGTCCTTCTCAGAGGCTCGGGAGCTGGGCTACGTTTTCCACCTCACCCAGGGGAGGCTGGTGTTCCGCTCGCCCTACACACCACGGTCTGTCATGGGGTCTGTCTCCATG GTGAATGGTTCAGTGGTGGAGGTGGTCCATCCCATACTGTTCTCCAGGCAGAGATGGGTGGTTATGATGGTGGACTGGATTGTTGCGTGCAGCACTA ATGAAGGAATGTATGATGGGGTGGGGCTGGTCTGGCAGACCCCCACTCTGCTGTCCCCGCTGGTCTCTGGCCTCTCTGGGTTGGAGAGCATCAAGATCTCAATGGGGGTGGATGGTCAGCTCCTGGATAAGCCCATCACATCAGAGCGAGGCTACAGCATGGACATCAGTGACACCACTGTCCAGATCAGCATCCCCTTCAACGCTGCCGGAGGATACAGAAAA agctttgtgatggacaACATGTACCATGAGTTCTATGTGTTCCGTCTCTACTATGAACAAACCTTTCTTGATGACTGCGGTGTGGAGACCAGACTCCGCCTCCACAGGCCCATGAACACACCCCTTCTGATCCAGCACACCTCCATCATTAACC AAACAGTCCTTGAGGATCGTGTGTTTACTGTTTACCTGGGGAACCTCTCCTACGATGTTGACCTGGTGGCTGTGAAGCTCAATGGTCACAACTTCACCATACTAGAGGCGAATAAAAGTGGCCTCGTCATAACCATGGTCCCCCAGCCCAATAGTAACCTACATGCCTACATTctcagggtgccatttgaggaTGCCGTTGTTCACAAGCTG TACTCTGTAGAGGGGCTTCTTCAGTTCTCGTTGGACATCAACTACACGTTGGTCATCCTGCCTCAGGAGGAGCACTACTACTACCTGGCCTCAGTTGTGGCTCAGTTCAATGATGTCT TTCCCCCGGTCTTCAAAGGCGTCTGCAATGAGGAAAGCATCAGTTTCCAGATGGTCCATAAGCCATTTGACTACCTGTGGGAGGTGGGTGTTGGCCCATACCTTCTGACAACAAATCTGGCAGCCAAGCGGGGCTACATCATGCAGAATGACAGCAAGAGTCTGACCCTGGAAGTGCCCCTCTTCACTGTTGGCTACACTTATAAG GACATCAATTTGAAGCAGTTCCGTGGCACTTTTGAAATTCACTCGCGACTTCCCAAGACCTTGGATCTCAAGAGTTCCTTGGCCAAAGATTGTCTCTTTCAGACTACTGAGGTCATAG TGTGTTCCACTAAAGGGGTGGTGACAGTGGTTACTGATGTGACTCTGGCTATTCCTGGAGCTGAACCCAACAGAACCTTTCTCCTGGACTCCACCTGCAGGCCTCAAGAGACAGATGACACCAGGGCTCTCTTTAGCTTTGGACTCCACACCTGTGGTACCAGGGTCCAG GTTGACCATCAGCATGTTACCTACGAAAATGAGATCAACATTGAGCACAAGAGCCAATCTGTGAAAGCACCATTCGAAACCAGGGATACTGCCTCTGT GATGATCGTTCGGTGTGTCTATCCATTGAGTGACCTATACAAGCTGTTTGCATATTGGCAGTTTGAGGCAGACTCTCCAGGAGTTGGCACCATCTTGACTAGAGTTCCTGTAAAAA TATTTCAGCCCACCTATCCACCCACTACCCTCGCCACCACCAGAAGACCGTTGACCTCCACAACTACATCCAACACAGGCCTGAGTCCTGGGAGGGACATGCCTGGCATCCACCCTAGGGCTAAATATGTCAAAGTCTTCAGCTGGCAAATGAACCAACCTACAGGAACCACTTAG
- the LOC139534513 gene encoding uncharacterized protein: protein MSDRHGSSAKFNSPRQVVLPPFSNRTLHHPSFLPLYMAAMGSAQYPWRPHQQPVPVMTPSEFFYTDPTMRRGQRVPNIVTELQVFECFQLNTPRPIMSSCPAPPVRPDPFRSQAHPTRDLGGHTWRRDPPHLPITPRPRERGWSQAVIQLSLEEDQAITNLLKLHHQKPAHLEVTTAVISTQVACPEGTLPVDHTSTLRQPSVCQSIPTTKPSPAEEMGLFHRGDQLFVLAILEPQHQNQPRLRSDVELEAANALLTMDEESVSLVDDEGPWNQTQTLDRPSNRSPENLHLQYFSPEECDGDTLPLEDGESCLSPEALPPMTSIWDAVALRNGTVTESEGTAVDALLILGDLTTPCCHHFS, encoded by the exons ATGAGCGACAGACATGGAAGTTCTGCAAAGTTCAAT AGCCCAAGGCAGGTGGTCCTTCCTCCATTCTCCAACAGGACCCTtcaccatccctccttcctgcccCTGTACATGGCAGCCATGGGCTCGGCCCAGTACCCCTGGAGACCCCACCAACAGCCAG TTCCAGTTATGACTCCCTCGGAGTTCTTCTACACGGACCCCACCATGCGCCGGGGACAACGGGTACCGAACATTGTGACCGAGTTGCAG GTTTTTGAGTGCTTCCAACTCAACACCCCTCGCCCCATCATGTCCTCTTGCCCCGCACCCCCCGTCAGACCTGACCCCTTCAGATCACAAGCCCACCCTACCAGAGACCTGGGTGGCCACACCTGGAGGAGGGACCCTCCCCATCTGCCCATCACCCCTAGGcccagagagaggggatggagtcAGGCTGTGATCCAGCTAAGCCTGGAAGAGGATCAGGCTataaccaacctactgaagcTCCATCACCAAAAGCCTGCCCATCTAGAGGTCACCACTGCCGTCATCTCCACTCAG GTGGCTTGTCCTGAAGGGACATTGCCAGTTGATCACACCTCAACCCTTAGGCAGCCATCAGTGTGTCAGTCCATTCCCACCACCAAACCATCTCCAGCTGAAGAGATGGGGCTCTTTCATAGAGGGGACCAGCTCTTTGTGTTGGCCATCTTGGAGCCCCAACATCAGAACCAGCCCAGACTGAGGTCTGATgtggagctggaggcagcgaacgCATTGCTCACTATGGATGAGGAGTCGGTCAGTCTGGTGGATGATGAAGGGCCCTGGAACCAGACTCAGACCCTGGACAGGCCCTCTAACAGAAGCCCTGAGAATCTACATCTCCAGTACTTCTCACCTGAAGAGTGTGATGGTGATACACTGCCATTAGAAGACGGTGAAAGCTGCCTATCCCCAGAAGCTTTGCCTCCAATGACCAGTATTTGGGATGCGGTGGCTCTGAGAAATGGGACTGTCACAGAGTCTGAGGGGACGGCTGTGGATGCCCTGTTAATACTGGGTGACCTCACAACCCCATGTTGTCATCATTTCAGTTAA